DNA sequence from the Raineyella sp. LH-20 genome:
CGCACTCCGTTGGCCGTGCTGCGGACCCAGGTGGAACTGCTGGAGTGCGACCTGACCGGACGTCCCGAGCACCGCAGCACGGTGGCGCTGCTCCGGCGGCTGGACGAGATCGACCGGCTCGTCGGCGACATGCTCACCCTGACGACGGTGGAGGCGGGGCAGCTGGTCGAGCCCCGTGCGGTGGATCTCGACGACTACTTCGAGGACCTGCGGCGGGACCTTCCGCTGTACGGCGACCGCCGGTTCTCGGTCGAGGCCGTCGGGGGAACGCTGGACGTCGATCCGGAGCGCCTGACCCAGGTCATCGGCAACATCGTGCGCAACGCCGTACGACACACGCGGGCCGGCGACACCATCGCCGTCCGTGCCCGGGCGTACGACGGCCTGCTGGACCTGGCGATCAGCGACACCGGGCCGGGCATCCCGCCGGACCAGCTCACCCACATCTTCCAGCGCTTCCACCGGGTCGACGAAGGCCGTTCGCGGGATCGCGGTGGAAGCGGGCTCGGTCTGGCGATCGCCCGGGCCATCGTCGAAGCGCACGGCGGGCACATCCGTGCCGAGTCACCACCCGGCGAGGGCGCCACCTTCCGGATCCAGCTGCCGCATTACCACCGCTGACAGCCGTACGGGAGTGGATCTGACCTGCCAAGGTGTGATCTCGGGCACAGGGTGTTCATGTTGGCGCCTGGCGCATGTCATCGGGTTGTCATCCAGCCGCTACTTATGCGCTTTTAAGTTTCCCTGGTAGTTCACCCGCGCACCCCATGACTCCAGGAGGTCAGAGCTCGATGGCTCTCACTCGTAGAAGCGTCCTCAAGGGCTCGGCGATCAGCGCCGGCCTCGTTGCCTTCTCCGGCATCGCCCAGGCTCCGGCGGCGATGGCCGCCCCCGGCAAGATCGCCAGCGGCACCGGCACCGTCAATGCGTTCGGCGACCTGATCACCGACCCGAACGGCCTGCTCGACCTGCCCCGCGGCTTCAGCTACAAGGTCGTCTCCAAGGTCGGCGACATCATGCCCGGCGACGGCCGTCGCCTGCCGGACCGCTTCGACGGTGCCGCCGTGTTCGCCGGCGCCGACAAGTCGCTCGTCATGGTGCGCAACCACGAGCAGTACGACGCACCGACCACCGCTGGCATCGCGGCCCAGGATTCGGCCGATCCGGAGTTCGTCTATGACGCCGGCGCCCGCCTGGTGAACGGCACGTCCATCTACGCTGCCAACGGCGGCACCAGCACCGTGACGCTCGACAAGCAGGGCGCCACGGTCGATGAGTACGTCAGCCTGGCCGGCACCTACTCCAACTGCGCCGGCGGCGCCACCCCGTGGCACACCTGGCTGTCCTGCGAGGAGACCGAGTCCCCGAAGATCGGTCAGAACGGCGCCACCAAGGCTCACGGCTACGTGTTCGAGGTCGACCCGTTCGACAAGGACAACAACAAGAACCCGTTCCCGCTGAAGGCGCTCGGTCGCTTCCCGCACGAGGCCGCGGTCGTCGACCCGCGCACCCTCGAGGTCTACCTGACCGAGGACGCCTCCGGTCCGTTCGGCCTGTTCTACAAGGCCATTCTGGTGTCGCCGAAGGCGCAGTACGGCGGTCTCCGTGGCGATGGTGACCTCTACGCCATGAACTGCTTCCTGAACGGCACTCAGCAGCCGACGCTGCACCCGTTCTCGAAGGTCGGCACCGTGCTCGACGTCGAGTGGGTCAAGATCCCGGATCCGGACGCCACCACCACCTCGACCCGCAAGCAGCTCGCCAACGACCAGGTCACCCGCAGCCAGAAGATCGAGGGCGCGTGGTTCGGCAACGGCAAGGCGCACTTCGTCGTGTCCTTCGCCGACGGCTTCCACGAGGGCCAGGTCTGGGCGTACGACCCGATGACCTCCACCCTCGAGCTCGAGGTCTACTACCCGACCGTCGTCGCCGGTGGCGGCGCCGAGGACTCGGTGCCGGACCGTCCGGACGGCATCACTGGTTCTCCCTTCGGTGGCCTCATCATCTCGGAGGACTCCAACGGCGGCCAGAACGTCCTCGCCGTGGCTGAGGACGGCAGCACCTCGCTGCTCGCCCGCAACCGGCGCGACATCATCAAGCCGACCGCCGAGGGCATCTCGGAGATCACCGGCGTGACCTTCTCGCCCGACGGCAAGACGCTGTTCTTCGCCTTCCAGGAGCCGGGCATCACCTTCGCCGTCTCCGGCCCGTTCGCCCAGATCAAGCACTACAAGTGATGCGGTGCTGACCCGGTCGCCGGGTCAGCACTGATCTGCGGAGTCTCCCTGAAGGGGTGGGCCCCGAGCGCCGCCAGGCTGGACGTCTGGCGGCGCTCGTGCTTCCTTTCCGGTGGCCTGCGGCCGTGCGAGCAGGGGTGTTCCGACCGTCGCGGCTCGGCGCTGTCGTCACAGTGCCGGCATGTGTCAGGCTGGGCCCATGGATCTGAGCAATCTGGGCAACATGATTTCCGGTGAGAACGGCAACCCGATGGAGGCCCTCGGTGGTCTCCTCCAGTCGGCGAACATCCAGGATGCGGGCCCGGCCCTCGACTGGGCCCGTACGGTGCTCGAAGAGCGGCACATCGATCCCGCGGACATCCCGCAGGTGATCGCGGCGCTGCGTGAGGCCAACCCCCAGCTCGAGGAGCAGGCGGCCGGGCTGGTCGCCCAGCTCCTCGGCAGGTAGCACCCGCGGAGCGGCCCCGTCGTCCGGATCGTCCGGGGGCGGGGCCGCCTCGGGTCTGCCGGTGGCAGGTGGAGCCGCGCACACTGGAGATGAGGTGGCTGCCACGTCACATCGGTCACGTCTGCCGGCACCGCCGGAGAGGAGCTCATCATGAGTGGGAGCCAACCCGTCCTCGTGGTCGGGGCCACCGGCTACGTCGGTGGCCAGGTGGTCGACGAACTGCTGGCACGGAACAGACGCGTACGGGCGCTGGTCCGCCCCGGGACCGACGCCGGCCGGCTCGAGGCACTGGGCGTCGAGGTCTCGCGCGGCGACATGCTCGATCTCGGGTCGTTGGAGACCGCGATGACCGGTGCGGACGCCGTGGTCACGACTGCCGCCGGATACACCCGCGGGCTGCCGAACGCCGACGAGGTCGACACCATCGGCCAGGCGAACCTGGGGACGGCCGCCGCCCGTACGGGTGTCCGGCGGTTCGTCCTGACCAGCATCCTCACCTGCGACCAGACCCCCGAGGTCCCCCACTTCTGGCACAAGAAGCTGGCCGAAGACCACCTCGAGGCGATCGGGATGCCGTTCGTCGCGCTGCGCCCGGGCGCGTTCCTCGACAACTTCACCCGCTACGGTGCCGACCCCTTCGCCACCGGACGACTGATCCCGACAGGGCGGCCCGACGCGGTGATGACCTTCGTCCGCACCGCCGACCTGGCCGGCTACCTGGCCGAGGCGGTCGACGCACCCGGCGTCGATGGCGAGCGCATCGACATCGGCTGGACCCGCCCAGTCTCCGCGTCCGAGGTCGCCGAGATCGCCTCCCGACTCCTCGGCCGGCGGATCGAGGTGGGCGCCGCGGCGGACCTGCCACGACCGGCAGGCGGTTCGGGCGGCCGGACGTGGACGATGACCGCGGACATGCAGGCGATGATCGACTGGTTCGACAGTGGCAAATACGTCGCCGACCCCACCCGACAAGGCCAGGTGTTCGGCACGGTGCCGACTCCCGAAGAGGCGATCGCCAGGTTCCTCGTCGGCCTCGGTCACGAGGTACGCGGCTGACATGACACCTCATCCGGAGGGGCCGGATCGACACGTCCTTCGCGTCGACCGGTTCGGAGCAGCCCCGTCCCCGAGCGGGGAGACCCTCTCACACCGCCGGCTCCTCGGGTGCGCGCTCGTGCAGGTCACCCATGCCTCGGTCGGCATCACCGATGCGATGGCGGTGCGGGGAGACTACGTGCTGCACCCGCTGCCGGGGTTCGTCCCCGGCTACGACGTCGTCGGCACCATCCAGTCCCTCCCGGCAGGCACCGACACCGGATTCGCCGTCGGGCAGCGGGTCACCGGCATCCTGCCCCGGATGGGCGCCCACGCCACCCTCGTCGCGATCGACCCCTCCCTGCTGGTGCCGGTGCCGGACGGTCTGGACAGTGCCACGGCCGCGACGCTGCCCTTGGATGCAGTGACCGCGAGCCTCGCCCTCCGGGCACTGTCCCCGGATCGGGGTGCCGTCCTCGTCCAGGGTGCCGGCGGCGCCGTCGGCGCCTGGGCGGTGCAGATCGCCCGCGCGGCCGGTCGTACGGTCTACGGCACCGCCTCGACGCGCTCGGGCCCGCTGGCCGAACACCTCGGGGCAACGGTGGTCGACTACCGCGACCCGACCTGGATCGACCGGGTGATCGCCGCGTCTGGGGGTGGCGTCGCCGGGGTGATCGACCACACCGGTGACCGCTCGATCCGGCGCGCCGTCCGCGGCGACGGCAGGATCGTACGGATCGCTTTCGGCGGAGTCCCGGGCCGGCAGCGCGCGGCCGCCGCGAGGGGTGCCCTCCTCACCGGCCTGCACCGGTTCGCCCGCCCGAGTGAGCGGATCGTGTCCGTGCCGGTCAGCGTCGCCGTCCACCGAGCCGGCTACCGGCAGATCCTCGGCGAGGTCCTCCGCCGGGTGAGCACCGGGGAGCTGACCGCCCCGCGACCACAGGTGTTCCCGCTCCGTGACTACCGGTCGGCGCTGTCGGCGGCCGCGGCCGGTGAGCCGGGCGTCAAGGCTGTGCTCGCGTCGGACGACTGAGCGTACGTCGACCGACCCGTGGAGCGGCGAGACCGGCCGTGGACCGTCCGGTGCTTGACTGGGGCCATGGATGCTCGAACCTGGTTCACCACCGCTGCGGCGGGCTATCTGCAGGTCGTCGAGCGGATCGATCGATCCGCCCTCGGCGATCCCGGGCTGGGGGAGTGGGACGTACGCTCCCTCCTGGGGCATTCGGCGCGGGCCTTCGTGACCATCGAGTCCTACCTCCGACCCGGGCCGACCACCCCACCGGAGCTGTCCACAGCCGCTGACTATTTCATCGCCGTACGTGCCACCTCCGCTGATCCGCAGGGGATAGCTGAGCGCGGACGACAGGCAGGCATCGCCCTCGGCGAGGATCCGGTGGCGGCCGTCCGGGCGATCGCGGATCGCGTCATCCCCCTGGTCGAGCGGACCCCCGACGACTGCCTGGTCGAGTGCCCGTTCGGCACCATGTGGCTGAAGGGTTACCTGCCGACCCGCGCCTTCGAACTCACCGTGCACGGCATCGATCTGGCCCGCGCCACCGGTCAGCCGGTCCCGGCCGCCCTGGTGGAGGCGACTGTCCCGGCGATCGCCCTCGGCGCGGCGATGGCGCCGGCCGAGCAGCGGATCGGACTGGTGCTGGCGATGACCGGACGGAGTGGGCTGCCGAGCGGCTTCAGCGTGCTGTGAGCCCTGTCGGGGGCCGGTGAGCCTCGTCGGCCTGGTCGGTCGTCCGGACGACCAGGCCCTCGGCGGTCGACTCGACCCGGCAGGCGGTCAGGTCGGCGATGACCTGATCGGCGGCGCTGAGTTCCGCAGCCGGGTGGGACGTCGCGACCGCCAGCACCTGGGCGCCGGCGGCGCGCCCGGCGCGGATCCCGGCGGGGGCGTCCTCGACGACGAGGCAGCGGCGGATGTCGAGGCTCAGGGTTGCGGCGGCCAGCAGGTAGCCCTGGGGATCGGGCTTGCCGACCGCGACATCCTCCGCCGAGACCAGCACCTCGGGCGTCGGCAGGCCGGCCGCCGCCAGCCGCGCCAGCATGAGGCGTCGCGACCCGGAGGTCACCGCCGCCCACCGATGTGCGGGCAGCAGGGGCAAGAGTCGCTGCGTCGCGGGCAGGGCGATCACGTCGCCCAGATCGGCGAGTTCCATCTGCTCCAGTTCGATCACCGCGGCCGCACGGTGCTCCGCGGGCAGCAAGTCGGCGATGGTGTCCTCGCTGCGCCGACCGTGGCAGACGCGCAGGATCTCCTCGGCGTCGAAGCCGTGCGCCCCGGCCCAGGTGCGCCAGGTGCGAGTCACCGCCGCCGTCGAGTCCACCAGGGTGCCATCGATGTCGAACAGGATGGCGTCGACGTGAAGAAGCATGCTGTGAGCCTAGGTGAGGCGGTCGTGCAGCCGGTCGGGAGGCGCTGCTCGTCCCGGCGGATCGTCGGGCCGCCGTGATCGCTGTGCCGCCGTGATCGCATCGCGTTGCGCCGCGCTGAGCGGTTTCACCGCTTCGCGTACGGTGACTCCGGAAGCCCGCCGGGCGCGGGGGAGCAGCCAGTCGAACACCAGCTCCGGGCGTCGGCGGCCGGTGTCGCGGAGGACCCAGCCGATCGCCTTGCGGACGAAGAACTCCTTCTCCTCCAGCATGGTGTCGGCATAGCGGGCGAACCGGTCGAAGTCGCCGTCGCCTCGACGCAGGGGGCCCAGGAGGGCCAGCAGGGCAGAGCGGCGGATCCAGAAGTCGTCGTCGGTGGCCCAACGATCCACCACCGCGCTCAGCGTCGGGTCGTGCTCGACGAGCGAGCCGACCACCGACGCGGCAAGTCTGTCCACCAGGGCCCAGGTGCCCGACGCGCGCAGCAGCCGCTCGAGCAGTGCGATGTCGTCGGCCCGCAGCAATCCGACGGACGCGACCAGCACCTCCACCGCGGCCGCCCGACGCTCGTGGACCGGGACCGCCCAGAGCGCCTCGACCAGCGCGATCAGGTCGTCGTGCGCGAGCCGGCCCCGCCCGACCAGGGTGCGTACGGTCGCACGGATCGCCGGCATCGGGGTGCCGTAATGCTCCAGGTCGCTCTTGAGGTAGGCCTTCTCGGCGGCCGCCCGCCCGGGGCGGGCCTGGGCCCGCAGTGCCGCGTCGATCTGTTCGGCCAGGGCGAGGGGATCGGTCACCCGGCGTGCTCGGCGCCGCGTTCGATCCGCAGAGCACCCGACGGGCAGCGGCCGACGACCTCGATCACTCGGGCGGCGCCCTCCGGGGTCGAGGCCGGGGCGAGGTTGATCCACGGGCGAGCCGCAGTGTCGAACACCTCAGGCATCCCGCGGACACATTCCGCCGCGTGCTGGCAGATCTCCCCGTCGAACGAGACATCGACGAGCGGACCGGTGTAGAGCTTGCGTGTCACGCGGTCAGGCTAGCAAGCAGGCGAGGGGTGGGAGGGCCGAACGGCGGCAGGGGTGGACGGTGAAGCATCCCGTCGCTCAGTCCTTCCGGCGGCCGCGTAGGAAGTAGAGGATCGGGCCGATGAAGTCGATCGCGATCACCGCGGCCCAGACGCCCTTGCTGCCTCTGACGTCCTTCGCAGGGCGGCGGGCCAGATCCGCCCACGCCGTCGCGGCCAACGAGAGCTGGACCGAAGCCAGTGCCAGCATCGCCGCCTGCTGTCCCTTGGTGAGGTCCCGCCAACGCTTCTTCGCCATCACGTCCCCCTTGTCGAGATGCCTCCATCCTGGCACCGTGAGGCGTCGGGCGGGACGCTATCTCTCCGACTCAGCCCAGAAACGCTCCAGACGGGCCCCGAGCGGGCCGGCCACCTGCATCGGCAGCGCGGCCATCGCCGCCTCGTACGCCTCGACGTATTCCAGGCGCCCCCGTACGGTCCGGAAACGACCGATCCGGTGGCTTCGGCCGGCGGGAGCGCCGCCACGGAGGTCGCTCATCGCGGCGGCGGGGCCCAGTGAGCGGTGGTTTCGGTGACCGGCGCGCTCGCAACGGCCATCGCATCGGACTGGAAGACGCCACAGCGGTTCCACCGCTGCCACGTCACACCTTCGCCGCGGATGATCCGCAGGATGCTACGGGCGAGTGCCTGGAACTCCACGACGTCGACGAGATAGAGGACGCACCACGCCCCGGGAGCCAGGAGCAGGAGATTCAGGTTCTGTCGGCGTTCCGGGTCGGTCAGCACCTGGAGGGTGACGAGCACGGCGGTGAGCCCCGCGTAGAGGAGGATCGGCGCGTAGTCCTGGGTGTGCGCGGTGTACCAGAAGAAGATCGCGAGCAGCGCCCACTCGAGGAGCAGCAGCGCTTCCGAGATCACGGCGACAGGCAGGATCAGCAGCGTCAGTGGTGCACTGTGATGGCGCCGGAGGCTGAAGAACAGCCAGCGATATCTGGCGAACGTCAGCAGCCGACCGTACTTCCACCGGAGGCGCTGCCGGCTGAGACCGCGAAGATCCTCGGCTCCTTCGGTGTAGACCACGGCGTCCGCTGCGTAGGCGATCGCGTAGCCGGCCGCCTGGATCCGGGTGGACATCTCGATGTCCTCGGTGATGATCGAGGGATCGAACCCTCCCACCTCGTCGAAGACCCAACGCCGGTACGCCGCGGCCGCGCCGCCGACGATGTAGATCGAGTTGAGCAGCGAATCAGCCTTCTTGAAGTAGAAGCCGTAGAGGTACTCGAGCTGCTGCACGAGCCCCAGCGTGTGGCTTCGGTTCCCGATCTTCACGTTGCCGGCGACCGACATGACCCGCTCGTCCTCGAAACGCCGGACGATGTTGGTCAGGGCGTCGGCCCGGAGCACGCTGTCGGCGTCGACCGTCATCACGATCTCGCCCGACGCGAGGCCGATCCCGTGGTTGATGGCCGTCGCCTTGCCTCCGTTCGGTTGGACGTCGTAGATGATCGGGATGCGGTGTCCGGAGAGCTGGTGTTCGTGCAGGAAGGCCCGCATCACGCGGTCCGTCCCGTCGGTCGACCCGTCGTTCACGACGATCAGTTCGACGTCGGGGTAGCGACTCGCGAGGACGGATCGTACGGTGGTGAGGATCCCGACCTCCTCGTTCCAGGCGGGCACGATCACCGAGATCCGGGGCTGGTAGGTGCGTGCCCTCCGAGCGGGCGTCCGGCTGCACCGGGCGCGCCACCACGCCGTCAGTTCGTACCAGGGGGCCACGCAGATCTGGACGAGGTACTTGAACAGGCTGGGGATGAACAGCAGGAAGATGACCAGACGCAGGGTTGCGTACTCGTCGGTGGGCCGTGCGTGGTGGGTGAAGGTGAGGACGGCCAGTGTGGCGGTGACGACGTAGGTGCCGAGGACCAGAAGGGCCCGCCCCATCAGCGCCTTCCTCCGGCGAGCGGCCCGTCGTCACGGGTGGACGGCGTCGGCTCGGGCACAGGACGAAGGCGGGACTGCATGGCGCCATCGTAATCTTCCCGTGACCTTGGCCACGGCAGATGTCGCTGTGAAGTCCCCCTGAACGGCGGTCCTTGACTGGCGTTTCCTGAGCGTGCCCGGTCCTGTGCGATGGCCCCGGCCCTGATCAGAGCCGGGGCCATCGCTTCTGTCATCGCAGGTCGAAGCGATCCAGCTCCGACACCTTCACCCAGGCCGCGACGAAGTCGCGGACGAACTTCTCCTTGGCGTCGTCGCTGGCGTACACCTCGGCGACGGCGCGCAGCTCGGAGTTCGCACCGAAGACCAGGTCGACACGGGTGCCGGTCCAGGTGGCCTCGCCGGTGGTCGCATCGGTGGCGCGGAACGTCCGGGACTCCTCGTCCGCCGGCGCCCAGACCGTGTTGAGGTCGAGCAGGTTGACGAAGAAGTCGTTCGTCAGTGTGCCTGGCCGATCGGTGAGGACGCCGTCGGAGGATCCGTCCCAGTTGGCCCCGAGCACCCGCAGCCCGCCGACCAGCACGGTCATCTCCGGGACGGTCAGGGTGAGCAGATTGGCGCGATCGACCAGCAGGTGCTCGGCCGGCATCCGGTGCACGCCCTCCTTGAGGTAGTTGCGGAAGCCGTCGTGGCTGGGCTCCAGGTAGCCGATCGCCTCGAGGTCGGTCTGCTCCTGCACCGCGTCCGTACGACCCGGGGTGAACGGCACCTGCACCGTGACGCCGCCGGCGGCGGCCGCGGTGCCCACCGCGACGTCCCCGGCCAGCACGATCAGGTCGGCCAACGACACCTGCTTGCCGGTGTTCTGCTCGGCCTGCGTGGTGTTGAAGTCGCGCTGGATCGCCTCCAGGGTCTCGAGCACCCGGGCGAGCTCGCCGGGACGGTTGACCTCCCAGCTGCGCTGCGGTTCCAGGCGGATCCGGGCGCCGTTGGCGCCGCCCCGCTTGTCGCTGCCCCGGAAGGAGGCGGCCGAGGCCCAGGCGGTCGACACCAGGTCGGCGACGCTCAGCCCGGACGCCAGCACCGCCCGGCGCAGCGTTTCCAGGTCACCGGCGTCGATCAACTGGTGGTCACGGACCGGCAGTGGATCCTGCCAGATCAGGTCCTCGGTCGGCACCTCGGCGCCGAGATAGCGGGACTTCGGGCCCATGTCGCGGTGGGTGAGCTTGAACCATGCCCGGGCGAACGCCTCGGTGAACGCCTGCTGGTCGTCCTTGAACCGCTGCGCGATCGGCCCGTAGATCGGATCCACCCGCAGCGCGACGTCGGTGGTGAGCATCCGCGGCTCGCGGCGGCCCTCCGAGTGGGCCATCGGCACCATGTCCTCGCCGCCCTGCTTCGGTCGCCAGTGGTAGTGGCCGCCCGGTCCCTTGACGACCTCCCACTCGTACGCGTAGAGGATGTGCAGGAACTCGTCGTCCCAACGGGTCGGGTGGTAGGTCCAGGTGACCTCGATGCCGCTGGTGATCGTGTCGTCGCCGGCGCCGGTGCCGTACGAGTTCTTCCAGCCCAGGCCCTGCTGCTCCATCGGAGCCGCCTCGGGGGCCGGGCCGAGGTGCTCGGCGTCCGGCGCGGCGCCGTGGGTCTTGCCGAAGGTGTGGCCACCCGCGATCAGCGCGACGGTCTCCTCGTCGGTCATCCCCATCCGGGAGAAGGTCGTACGGATGTCCTTGCCGGCGGCCAGCGGGTCGGGCACCCCCTCGGGACCCTCCGGGTTGACGTAGATCAGGCCCATGTGGGTGGCAGCCAGTGGCTTGTCGAGCTCCCGGTCGCCGGTGAACCGTTGATCGTCGGCCAGCCAGGTCGGCTCGGCGCCCCAGTAGACGTCGTCGTCGGGCTCCCACACATCGGGGCGGCCACCGCCGAAGCCGACGGTCTGCAGGCCCATGATCTCCAGGGCGACGTTGCCGGAGAGCACCATCAGGTCGCCCCAGGACAGCGCGCGGCCGTACTTCTGCTTCACCGGCCACAGCAGCCGGCGCGCCTTGTCAAGGCTGATGTTGTCCGGCCAGCTGTTCAGCGGGGCGAACCGCTGCTGGCCGGTGCCGCCACCTCCGCGGCCGTCGAAGACGCGGTAGGTGCCGGTGCTGTGCCAGGCCATCCGGATGATCAGCGGCCCGTAGTTGCCGAAGTCGGCGGGCCACCACGGCTGCGAGGTGGTGAGCACGCGGGCGATCTCCTGCTTCACCTCGGCAAGGTCCAGGCCGAGGAAGGCCTGCTTGTAGTCGAAGCCGGGATCCATCGGATCGGCTTCCTGCGGATTCTTCGCCAGGATCTTGAGATTGAGCCGGTGCGGCCACCACGACGGATTGGCCGAGGCTTCGGTGGGGTGGGGCAGCTGGGGGATCGGGTCGTCGGACATCGTTGTCAGCCTTTCGTACGAAGGGGTGCTCACGGGCGGTCGGCGGAACCGGAGGGGGACAGGGGGAACGTACGGCCGGTCGGTGTCGTACGGTCGGCCGTCGCAGGGTCGACGGGAGGCGTACCGTCGGCCGCCGCGGCGTCGGCCAGGGCGGTCTCGCACCCCGAGCACACCCCGCGGAAGGTGACCTGCGCCTCGAGGACGCGCATCCCGTGGGTCTGCGAGGGGGTGAGGCAGGGGGCCTGGCCGATGACGCAATCGAGGTCCTCGATCCGGCCACAGACCACGCATTGGATGTGGTGGTGGTTGTCGTGGACCCGGGTCTCGTAGCGCGCGCTGGTCGAGGCGGGGAGGTCGACCCGCCGGACGAGGCCACCCGCAGCCAGGTCCCGGGTGATGTTGGTGATCGACTGGACCGACAGGGTGGGGAACCGCTCGGTCAGCCCCGTGAGGATCTCGGCGACCGAACTGTGCGGATGCGCCTCCAGGTGGGTGAGCGTGGCCAGACGGCCCGGGGTCACGCGCAACCCCGCGCGGTGCAGGTGCTCCTGCCACTCGCCGACACTCGTCCCGGACGACGTGGTCACGACTCCATAGTCGGACCACATTTGAAGGATGTAAAGATACGAATCCCGGCGATCTGGGGGGCTGTGGACGCGACGCCCGGGCCGGACCCGGAGGCCGCCCTCGACCGGGTCGAGGCTCCCCTCGAGGGGACCTGACGCGGTGACCTCGCACAGGGTGACGGCAGCACAGTGACCTCGGCAGAGTGACCTCGCCACAGTGACCTCGCCACAGTGACCTCGCCACAGTGAGCTCCGCACGCTGAGCAGCGACGGGGTCGGCCGTCCTCGGACGACCGACCCCGCTGCCTTGTGGTCCGGGTCCCCGGGCTCAGATGCCCGCAGACGTCACTGCCCGTAGACGTTCTGGTAGCGGTCGTAGAGCCGGTCGATGTCGGCCTGCTGCATCGGTACCGGGGTGCCGAGCTGGCGGGCGAAGTGCACCGTACGGGCGACGTCCTCGAGCATCACGGCGGCCTTCACGGCCTCACGGGCGGTCGCGCCGATGGTGAACGGACCGTGGTTGGCCATCAGCACCGCGCGGGACCGGCTGGCGCGCAGGGTCTCCACGATGCCCTGGCCGATCGAGTCATCGCCGATCAGCGCGAAGGGACCGACCGGGATCTCCCCGCCGAACTCGTCGGCCATCATCGTCAGCACGCAGGGGATCGGCTCGCGTCGGGCCGACCAGGCGGTCGCGTAGTCGGAGTGGGTGTGGACCACACCGCCGATCTCCGGCATGTTCCGGTAGACGTACGCGTGCGCGGCCGTGTCGGACGAGGGCTTGCGGTCACCCTCGACCAGAGTGCCGTCGAGATCGCAGACGACCATCGCCTCGGGGCTGAGGTCGTCGTACGAGACGCCGGACGGCTTGATCACCATCAGGTCGGCCCCCGGGACCCGGGCGGACACGTTGCCCGCGGTCCACACGACCAGGGCGTTGCGGGGGAGCTCGGCGTGCAGGTCGGCGACCTCGGCCTTGAGGCGGTCGACGACGGCGCGCAGCTCGTCGGGGACCCCGGCAGGGGCTGTCGTGCTGGGCGCGGGGGTCTGGGACATGGGTGCCTCCCTGTGCCGGGCTCCGATGCCCGGTCTCGTGTGTGGGTCCGGGACGGAGGGCCCCTGCCCAAAGGTCCGGGGGGCTGTTCCTCCGCTCATGTGAACGGTAACATTGTCGTCGTACGAGGTCCAGTGCACCTCTGTGCGGAACGTGTGTGCTGGCGTGGCATGCTCGTGTCGTCGGTGGACGTCGTGCCGCCACCACCAGGAACGACCAGGAGGATCAACGATGATCGACCCCATCACGGACCAGGCCCGGGAGGCCATCGCCGCGGGGAGGGCGGTGCTCGGCATGGAGCTGGGCTCGACGCGCATCAAGGCCGTGTTGATCGGCCCCGACCACGAGCCGAT
Encoded proteins:
- a CDS encoding glycosyltransferase family 2 protein, which gives rise to MGRALLVLGTYVVTATLAVLTFTHHARPTDEYATLRLVIFLLFIPSLFKYLVQICVAPWYELTAWWRARCSRTPARRARTYQPRISVIVPAWNEEVGILTTVRSVLASRYPDVELIVVNDGSTDGTDRVMRAFLHEHQLSGHRIPIIYDVQPNGGKATAINHGIGLASGEIVMTVDADSVLRADALTNIVRRFEDERVMSVAGNVKIGNRSHTLGLVQQLEYLYGFYFKKADSLLNSIYIVGGAAAAYRRWVFDEVGGFDPSIITEDIEMSTRIQAAGYAIAYAADAVVYTEGAEDLRGLSRQRLRWKYGRLLTFARYRWLFFSLRRHHSAPLTLLILPVAVISEALLLLEWALLAIFFWYTAHTQDYAPILLYAGLTAVLVTLQVLTDPERRQNLNLLLLAPGAWCVLYLVDVVEFQALARSILRIIRGEGVTWQRWNRCGVFQSDAMAVASAPVTETTAHWAPPPR
- the katG gene encoding catalase/peroxidase HPI codes for the protein MSDDPIPQLPHPTEASANPSWWPHRLNLKILAKNPQEADPMDPGFDYKQAFLGLDLAEVKQEIARVLTTSQPWWPADFGNYGPLIIRMAWHSTGTYRVFDGRGGGGTGQQRFAPLNSWPDNISLDKARRLLWPVKQKYGRALSWGDLMVLSGNVALEIMGLQTVGFGGGRPDVWEPDDDVYWGAEPTWLADDQRFTGDRELDKPLAATHMGLIYVNPEGPEGVPDPLAAGKDIRTTFSRMGMTDEETVALIAGGHTFGKTHGAAPDAEHLGPAPEAAPMEQQGLGWKNSYGTGAGDDTITSGIEVTWTYHPTRWDDEFLHILYAYEWEVVKGPGGHYHWRPKQGGEDMVPMAHSEGRREPRMLTTDVALRVDPIYGPIAQRFKDDQQAFTEAFARAWFKLTHRDMGPKSRYLGAEVPTEDLIWQDPLPVRDHQLIDAGDLETLRRAVLASGLSVADLVSTAWASAASFRGSDKRGGANGARIRLEPQRSWEVNRPGELARVLETLEAIQRDFNTTQAEQNTGKQVSLADLIVLAGDVAVGTAAAAGGVTVQVPFTPGRTDAVQEQTDLEAIGYLEPSHDGFRNYLKEGVHRMPAEHLLVDRANLLTLTVPEMTVLVGGLRVLGANWDGSSDGVLTDRPGTLTNDFFVNLLDLNTVWAPADEESRTFRATDATTGEATWTGTRVDLVFGANSELRAVAEVYASDDAKEKFVRDFVAAWVKVSELDRFDLR
- a CDS encoding Fur family transcriptional regulator; the encoded protein is MTTSSGTSVGEWQEHLHRAGLRVTPGRLATLTHLEAHPHSSVAEILTGLTERFPTLSVQSITNITRDLAAGGLVRRVDLPASTSARYETRVHDNHHHIQCVVCGRIEDLDCVIGQAPCLTPSQTHGMRVLEAQVTFRGVCSGCETALADAAAADGTPPVDPATADRTTPTGRTFPLSPSGSADRP
- a CDS encoding L-ribulose-5-phosphate 4-epimerase, yielding MSQTPAPSTTAPAGVPDELRAVVDRLKAEVADLHAELPRNALVVWTAGNVSARVPGADLMVIKPSGVSYDDLSPEAMVVCDLDGTLVEGDRKPSSDTAAHAYVYRNMPEIGGVVHTHSDYATAWSARREPIPCVLTMMADEFGGEIPVGPFALIGDDSIGQGIVETLRASRSRAVLMANHGPFTIGATAREAVKAAVMLEDVARTVHFARQLGTPVPMQQADIDRLYDRYQNVYGQ